gctcgagtaCCGTCATATGCTATACCATgtcggcgcaggctcgaCCGTGCACTTTACGTCGCTGTCcgaggcgtcgctcgacgcgctggaagAGGCGTTCGCGCAGCCCCTGCGCCCGCTCACGCAGGAGCCGGCCAAGTTTGAGCTGCACTCCAAGTCCAtcacgacgctcgccaaggagcgcaaCTGGGCGCTGGAGCAGATCTGCCTGCTCGATCccaaggcgccgctgccgctctCGGTGTGCGACGCGGGGATCCACACTTCCtccgccgaggccgcgggGAAGAAGCAAAAGCCCTTTACGCACTTTCTCTTTGGCGGcatcctcggcgacgacccgccgcgcgaccgcaccgcgtcgctgcgcgagctcggcttCCCCGGCCGCCATCTCGGCAGCGTCCAGATGTCGACCGAcaccgcgctcggcgtgacgaagcgcgtcgtggaggacggcgcgcgcctcggccttgccgAGATCGAGGGCGCAGCGGGCGCAGACACGGCGCAGGACGGTGTCTCGTCGCTGACGTTTATCgactcgccgacgctcgactttggccgcggcgagtcGGTCGAGCTGCCGTACCGCTACTTGGACGCGGGCGAGAAGCAGCCGCTCATGGCGCCGGGCATGCGGGCGATCATCTACAACGACTTTAACCGCTCGTTTGAGTTCTAGCTGTCTCCCTCGGCCCGTAGCAGGAAACTAATGCCTTGTGACTGTAGCTTGCGCTGGAACTGGTCGAGCCACCGCTGGAGAagcggcacggcctgcggcgccgagtcCGGCGCAAAGCTCGAGAGGTACGAAAAGACGTTTTGTGCTGCGTGAGcggggcgacgtaccgatcggcgcagcgagctgcgcggcctcggcggcctgcgcctcggggcccgagcgcgacaagACCACGGCATTCGCCGCGGGCTTCGAGGACGAGAGCGTCTGCatctggcgctcgagctcgtcgagcgtctcgaacgcgaggccgagcgaggcggtgaTCGGCACCGCGCTCTGCTGGCGCTTGGGGTCGCGCACACGAAAGATGGCCGACGGCTTGGTATTTTGCAGGCTGCGTTAGTCTTCCCACGTACCAGCCCAGCAGCTGCCAGTGCGGCTCCTGGTCGCCCAGCTGGGGCCACATCAGGTGCACGGTCGCGCCGTAGCCCTCCGGAAacgcctgctcgccggTCATGAACACGACAATATGGTTGATGAGCTCGGCATTCTCCAGCGGGAacacggcgtgcgtcgcgtcAATCTGCTGGGgaggcggcagcggcagccGCCCGGCCACCACACACGAAAACATGGAGGTCGAATCGGGCTCCGATCGGCAACGATGGGCGAAGCACGGTGCATTGTGCGGAGCAGCATCAACATTGACGAGACCTTCCAGGTGCCGCACATTGTGCGCCCTGGCGAGACGATCTCCTCCTCGGGCATGTGGTCGCGCCCGGGCGGCAAGGGCGCCAacgtcgcggcgacgctcggcctcgccggcgccaagGTCACGATGCTCGGggcggtcggcgaggaggccACCTGGCCGCTCGACCACCTCGCCAagcacggcgtcgaggtcaAGAGCGTGCACCGCTGCAAGGAGACGCCGACCGGGCGTGCCTTTATCCAGATCTCGTCCGAGGACGGCGAGAACTCGATCGTGCTCCTGAAAGGCGCCAACTTTGAGCAGGCGCCTGAACTCGACGACCCCGAGGCGTGGCTCAAGGACGCGACGCACGTCATGCTCCAGAACGAGATCCCGCTGGACGTGACGAGCGCCTACGCcaagcacgccgagcagcacaaGACGGCCAAGGACGGGAAGCGGGTATGCACCGTCTTTAACCCCTCGCCGATGCTGTccaaggaggagctgcaggcTTTCCCATGGGGCGGCATCGATGTCCTGATCGTCAacgagggcgaggccgccgacctgctcgaggcgatcggTGGCGAGAAGAGTGCGTCGCCGGTCAAgggcctcgcggcgctccctGCGCTGTCTTCGGTCGAGTGGCTCGTCGTGACGCAGGGCGCCCGCGGCTTTCTCGCCGGCGTCCAGGTCGGCGATGAGCGCGCGTACATCGACCtcccggcgtcgcgcccggaAAAGGTGGTGAACACGACCGGAGCGGGCGACACGTTTGCGGGCTATCTCGTGGCGGGCCTGATGGAGGCCCACAATGCCAAAGAGGCCACTACGAAAGagagcgccgagcgcatcctcaagcgcgccggcgtcgccgcgtcgatggccgtcgaggtcgacggcgcgatGGAGAGCATCCccgacctcgccgccgtccaGGCCCGTGCGGAGCGCCTCTAGTACACACCTCCATAGAGAAACGCGCCTCCACTACCATGGCGACGCGTTCGCAAGGCGCGGGGCCGATGGTCGTCCGCGGCACCgtcacgccgagcagggcGTCGCGGTTCTTTTTGCCGCGCGTACAGGAAGCGCCACACACACCGGAGACGCCGGCGTTGTCAATTTCGTTTTCCACGCCGTATATGCCGAcgcccagcacgccgagcgagccggaCTCGCTGCGCGTACGGGTTGTggactcggactcggacgcGGACGTGCCGCTGTCGCCGTGTCTGGGGCGCAAGCGGCGGAAAATGGTACAAGAGCCCAGGATCCCGTTTGCCTTGCAAGGGCAGAGCCGGGGGCCGCGGTGGGCGCAGCGAACATATACCCAGGAAAAACGGTCGACGCACGCCTTCTTCTCGCGCATGGCGACGCGTACAGAGCACCCGTACTACGTCGAGTCGACCGTGCCGCATGCCATGGCGAGCCCGCTGTGCGCGACATACatgcacgcggcgcgcgacgtcgacgatcCCCTGCCTTGcctggccgtcggcgacgacgaaggGCGCATCCACCTCCTCGATACCCAAACCCCCTCGGACTCGCTCGAGAAAAGTACGTCGCGGTGCTAACCCAGGCTTTGTCAAGCACAcgacgcagccgctcgtgcacggCTCCGTCTTTGCCGCCGAatggcgcagcgacgaccACGTCCTGGCGatcggcggcagcgactACTCGGTGTCTGCGTGGGAcgtgcagcacgagctGTGTGTCGCGCACTACGACGCACACAACgggagcgcacgcgcacttGCGTGGGACCccgacgaccgccgcttgctcgcgagcggcgcacgcgacggCGCCATCTACCTGTGGGACCTCCGgcagagcgccgcggccgtgcatATCCACAAAGCGCACGGCATGCCAcgcacacgccgcggcacacgcgtcgcgggcgtCACCTCGCTTGCGTATGTCAACGGGCAGCtggcgagcagctgcagcgagAATGGCGTCGTAAAGATGTGGGACCTCCGctcggcgcaagcgccccGCATGACAAGTAGCGACCTGTcggtcggccgcgccgggaACACGCGCCCCCACGGTgtctcgtcgctcgcgtatgcgccgacgcgccgccgtctcTATGCTGCATGCACGGATGGATGGTACGTTTTTTCATTATTTCTGACGCAGTGTGTACGTCCTCGACCCGAGTCTCGAGGCCGATGCGCTTCCGCCGTACGAGCCGCGGTCGCTGTACCatgccgtgcagcgccgcaacaCGCTGtacgcgcgtgccgcgctgTACGACGAGCGCTACCTTGCGCTTGGTTGCAATACCGGCGACATTGTCGTCTGGGACACGGATGCGGCCCATGCCGCCGTCCTCCCCCGTGCCCACGAAGAAAAGTACGTCGAGcgactaacgcagtgcCGAAGTCAATGCCGTCTCGTGGATGCATGGCCCCCGTGGCCCGACgctggcctcggcgagcgacgaccaGACCGTACGCGTGTGGGAACCGGGTCACTCTGTATAGCTACTGGAATCCTTCCTTCTCGATAATCTCCTTGGTGCGCGTGATGAGCTTCTCGAGCTTGGTGGCGCCCGTGTCGGCCTGGTCGACCTGCgtgacgcggcgctcgcgctcgaggaggccgTACATCTCCTTCGGAAGCACCTCTTCGTTGaagaagcgcgtcgccgatgccTCGTCGgatgccgaggcgatcgacgAGACGACCGCCTCGGAGAACTTGGCCGGATGCGCGGTCGAGAGGATGATCTGCGGGAAGGCCTCGTTCTTTGTGAGGCGGTTTGCGGCCTCGAACGCGACGGCGGTGTGCGGGTCGATGAGGTACGACTCGCGGCCGTCGTTCGGGCGGTAGTAGCGCAAAattgccgcgcgcgtctcgtcgtTCGACACGCGTTCTGCGACAAAgtccttgcgcgcgagggcgagctgcttctCGGAGACCTGCATGGTGCCTTTCGAGCGGAGCGAGTCCATCCACTCGACGACCTGGacgcccgcgtcgcgcacggcctccttctcgtccttggcgtcggcggtgtcgtgcgcgaggtaccagagcaggcgctcaaaGTTGGACGAGACCATAATGTCCATCGCCGgcgagagcgtcgcgtgcaCTTCGCCGCTGCCCTGCTCCTTCTCGTAGCGGCCGGTGGACCAGAAGCGCTGCAGGATATCGTTCTCGTTGGTCGCCAcggcgagcgagcgcatgggcaggccgaggcgcttggcgaAGTAGCCCGCGAGGATGTCGCCAAAGTTGCCGGTGGGAACGACAAACTGCACCTTGTCCATGTCGACCTCGGGCGActggcggcgcagctggaAATACGCCGCAAAGTAGTACACGATCTGGGAGAGGATGCGCGCCCAGTTGATGCTGTTAATCGCGCCGAGGTGGTGCTGCGCGTTGAACGGCGCGTCGGAGAAAAGCGCCTTGACAATGTCCTGGCAGTCGTCAAACGTgccgtcgaccgcgaggtTGTGCACGTTCTCGTCCATCACCGTGGTCATCTGCGCCTCCTGGATCGGGCTCACGCGCCCCTTGGGGTGTAAGATGAAGATTTGGATGTTGGCCTTGGAGCGCAGGCCGGCGatggcggcgctgccggtATCGCCCGAagtcgcgccgacgacggtGATCGTGTGCGCGTGCTCCTTGCCCTCAGCCTtgttgcggcgcacgaggaAGTACTCGAAAAAgttgccgaggagctgcagcgcgacgtccTTGAACGCAAACGTCGGGCCGTGCCAGAGCTCGAGGCAGTACTCGTTCTCCGAGACGCGCTTGAGCGGTGTCACGTTCTCGTGGCGGAACGTCGCATAGGACTTCTCAatgagcttgcgcaggtccTCGGGCGGGATACCACCCTCctcggccgtcggcggGACAAAGAGCGAGACGAGGCGGAAGGACAGCTCCACAAAGCTCAGGTCCTTCCACGCCGTCTGCCAGTCCGCAGGAAGCTGGGGAATGGTCTCGGGGATGTACAGGCCGCCGTTCGGGGCCAGGCCTTTGAGCACAGCCTCCTCAAACGTGAGCCGGctgtcgccgccgcgcgtgctAAAGTACTTCATGGAGGGAGAAGGTTGCACACGTGGCCCCACGTGTTCCCTCCTGCCATGACGCGCCCCGCGCTCTGTggtgcggcgacgccggaAGCGCCGTTCCCCGTCTACTTGCAAGGAACCGTCGAGCATGGGTTTGGACGGGGCAGCAAGGACCTGAACTGCCCCACGGCGAACCTCCCGGtctcggcgctgcacgccgagcaggccaagcACCACCTGGAGCAGACCGGCGTCTACTTTGGCTACGCCCAGGTGCGCTTCCctgccgacgctgcgctcccGCAGGAGGACCGCGTGGTGCACCCGATGGTCATGTCGGTGGGCTGGAATCCGCACTTTAAGAACAAGGAAAAGTcggtcgaggtgcacaTCATGCACACATTCCACGGCGACTTTTACGGCCAAGAGATGCGGGTCGTGGTCCTGGGCTACATCCGCCCTGAGCTGGAATAcaagtcgctcgacgcgctcatCGAGGACATCGAGACCGAcaagcgcgtcggcgaggcctcggccgcacgcCCTGCGTACGCGGCCTACCGCAACGATCCCCTATTCCACTAGGTGGCTACCGAGCAGTGTATGTACAAAAGGATCCAGGTACGATTAGGCAGGTCGGGCGGTGCCTTGCTCCTGCTGCACTTGCAGCTGGATCGACTCGtccaggtcgagcagctggccCTGGCTGTCGTTCACAATATCCGCATAGGCCATAAACGAGAGACGTTTGCGCTCACTCGAGGTGCCGGGCACCTGCAAGTGCGGCGAAAATGggtcgccgtcggcacccgccggcggcgccgtgtGTCGGGGGAGGGgggagcgcggcgtgatggccggcgcgggcagtggcgtcgtcgacgagcgcgcactggcgctcggcgaggtacgGGGAAGCGAGCCCGGCAGCGGAGAcaccgcgaggcgcgacggcggcgtcgacgacacggtcggcggcgagcgctcgccttcgcggtcgagcaccaTGTAGCGGAACGCGTtcggcgaggcgtacgcTGACACCGACGAgcggtcgcgcggcgcgcgcggcgcgtcgtcgggTTGGAGCGCAAAGTAGGAGCCTTGGGGCGAGGCCATCGAGCCCGGCGTAGCGATCGCCGGctgctcgctcggcgttgtggcgaggtgcgcaaagGCGTCGGCAAGCCCGCCGAAGCTGTGTCCCATCGTCGCCACGTCGTTGCCTGCAATGATCGCTCCGTCGATGCTCAgactcgggctcgtcgcaGGCTGAATCGAGTATGACCGCGCGCTGGGTGTGAGAGGGCTGCCGGCATGCAGAGgactgcgccgctcgcgctccgagTGCGAGTCGGAGCGGAGGCGGCCGGGCATGGACGTAAACACGTTCGACGCGTCCGACAGCGGCCGGCGGTGGCCGTGCTGCCGGCCGTactgctgctgccgcgtgcgcgtgtcgaACGAATTCTCGCGCGAGCTCTGGCCGCCGCTCAGGTTCCGggggcggccgcgcacgtcgcggctcggcgtccACTGCCCGGACTGCGACGCGGTGGGCATCGTACGAAAGCCCGTgttcggcgagcgcggcggcgacggggCGTATGCGGGGTGCTCGGGCTGGATGATCTCGAGCGTGCCCGACTCTTCGACaatcgcgctcgccgcgtcgtcgaggaccgGCGGAACGGCCACGTCGATGGCCTCTTgtggcgagcgcgcgtgGTGCACTGGCTCGATATCGCGCTCAAAGATGCTCGGCTCTGGCGacatgcgctgctgcgcatgcgTGAGCGAGGGGGGTATCAGGCGCGATGGCGTCTGTGGCGCCCCAAGGCGCTCCGATACGGGGCTCAGGCCCAGCATCGAACcgctcagcggcgcgcgcgtctcgctGGGGGGGGGGAAGTACGGCGAGGGGTCGCTGTTGCTGTGCTGGGGAAGGGGCGCGGCAGGGCTAAagggcggcgcaagcgacGAGGGGTACAGGCCCATTGCGTtcgacgcacgctgcgGATCATCCGGCAGCTCGTTCGCCCACGTCAACAGCGGTGATGCGGCGCTTCCTCCGGGTGTGTGCGACGGGGGCAtctgcgacggcgaggggtgcagcgccgaggtgAATTTGAGCGGGCTCAGGGGAATGCGTCCGGGAGCATCGGCGCGTGTGATCCCGCCGCCCCGGACGGGCGTCGAGGTGGCGCGATCAGGGGTCCGTGCCGAAGGGGGCTGCGGCTGCGGGGACCGCGTTGGttcacgcagcgcgtccgaTTGTCTATCCATATCGCCACAGAGGCTTGTGCACAATGAGCGTTGCGAAAAGGTGCCAAGCTTCGTGCGCCTAAAGAGTCCAATGCCGTGGCGCGATGCACGGAACACAGCCTCTATGATGACTAAATCGGACCGCGCACAGATGCggccgaagcgcgcgaggaAGCGCGCGGAGGCGCTGGGGGCAACGGGCAAGAGGGCGTTCGCGAGTGGTACGTAACGGTACGGCGCGGCGTTAGGGTCAATGGTGCGTGTGGATGGCCGTAGAAGACGTACGAGGGTGCGTtgtgcgtggcgcgcgaggcggcggcgatgcgcgatCGCACCCGTCGCACGCACAGTACCAGCGAGACTGGTACGAGACCGATCCAAGACTGCGTATGGCCCCACTCCACCTTGGCCGACGACACCCCAccgcgcgcaggtcgccgcgcgcctcgcacCGTAACCCCCCGCGGCGGTGGGGCGCGCCCTCCCGAAGCACGTGACTTTCTTCGTCGCGGGCAGAGGCGTCGCTTCCCCTCCCACAGGATGTCTGAACCCTCGGCACGCCTGTACATCGGCCGGCTCCCCCAGGGATGCCTGCGCGAAGACATTTCTGACCTGTTCCGTGGCCTGGGACGCATCGTCGATGTGCGTGTCCTGAACGGATTCGGGTTCGTCGAGTTTGACGACccccgcgacgcggagctcgcggtgcgcgacttTGACGGCACCATGTTTATGGGCGACCGCATCATTGTGCAGTTTGCCAAgcagccgcagcgccgcggtgACGAAtttggccgcggcggccgcgagcgcgagcgcgacccctacggcgcgccgcgtggctACGACCGCTACGAGTCGCGTCCCCCCCGCCGTGgcccccgccgcggcgacttTAGGATCGTGGTGTTCAACCTCCCCCCGGGCACGAGCTGGCAGGACCTGAAGGATATCGGTCGCGAGCACGGCCACGTCGTGTACTCGGACATTAATCCCTCGCGCCCCGACGAaggcgcgctcgagttCGAACACCGCGACGACTACGAGCGTGCCCTCGCCAAGATCGAGGgcaccgagctgcgtggtgcgctgctgcgcgccgagccggacggcgagccgcccgccgaccgcgagcgcagcccCGCCCCCGagtcgcgctggcgcgacggcgggcttccccgcgcgacggcgaccgctggggccgcgacgcgcgtcccccgccgccgatgcgTGACGACCGCGACTACCGcgacgaccgtgcgccgcgcgactaccgtgacgagcgtgcgccgccccgtGACGACTACCGGGAcgaccgcgcgccgctcccgCCCCGCGACGACTACCGCgaagagcgtgcgccgctcccgCCTCGTGACGACTACCGCGAAGAGCGCGCACCGCTCCCGCCTCGTGACGACTACCGCGAAGAGCGCGCACCGCTCCCGCCTcgtgacgacgacgagcgtgcgccactcccgcctcgcgacgacgagcgcgagccgctgccgccccgCGACGAGTCCGctgcgccggtcgaggagcacgcgcccgcgcccccCAGCGAGGACACACCTGCGCCCAGCGAGGAGCACGCACCGCCCCCCCCTCCCGACAGCGAGCCTGCGGCcccgaccgaggcgccgccgtcctAATCCGTAGCGTCACATGCATAATTCCCCGTGCATACttcctgcgcgccgcgcgcgcgacgaccatGGACCGTGGGCAGCGTGGCCGGCCTGTGATGGTGTACCCCGGCGGTgggccgacgccgccgcggcctgtCGAGACGAATGTGCATGCGAGCTCTTCCTCGGGTCCGGTGCTACCCGGCGGGACGAGCTgggtgctcggcacgagcaGCGAGCCGATGCGTCCTCAGGTGCCGATCGCCAAAGCGCAGGCGATGTACTCGACCTATGCGAGCCAGATGCGTGCGGGCGCGACGATGCTTATGCAGCCGATCCAGCGGCATCCGCACGATGATCTGGACCGTGCGGAGCGGTCTGAGCACCGCAGCCGGTatgcgagcgccgtgtacTACGGCGAGGACAAtagcgacgacgacgacgactaTCAagactcggacgacgagtaCGGCTCGGCccgccgcaagcggcgacgtgccggtACGACGAGCGAGTCGCGTGCGACTGACAGCCCCGACGTGCAGAATCCGGGCGACGTGgagagcgaggcggagctccggccgccgggctcgcagctcggcctgccgGTGCCGTGCAATCGTTTGGTggtgcggcgggcggcgcgcacgccgcaccAGTACTTTTCCGATGCgcagctcacgcagcatgcgaacggcgccgaggtgctcgtgcCGATCCGGATCGAGTTCCACACGGACACGCACCGCATCAAGGACGTATTCCTGTGGAACATCCACGAGCGCCTCATTACGCCGTACCAGTTTGCGCAAATCTTCCTCCaggacctcgcgctgccCCTGACGCCGTACGCGGTCCAGATCGAGAGCATGATTATTCAGCAGCTCTCGGACGCGATGCcgctgctggacgaggcggacgtcgacggcctcgggcgcatcATCGACATGAAGACGtctgcgcgcgagcgcaagcgtgccgaggccgaggccgaggcgcagcggcgcaggatCGCGGCGGCCAACATGCAGGCGGGCGATGCGTTGCCGGAAaagcgcaagcgcggccggccgcgcaAGTACCCCCTGCCTGGCACAgacaccgccgcgccgtcgcccacGCCCCCGGTCGAGACGCCGGTCGCGTTTGTGCCCGAGCCTCTGgcgcgcgactcgccggCAGAGGCGAGCGACAAGCCGCCGGTTCCGACCGACCCCAAGGCGCAGGAaaaggcgcgcgtgcgcgaggcgctggcgagcgtcgaggccgaggacgatCTGCGTGTGATTGTCGAGTACGAGGTGCAGATCCTGCGCCATATCCTGCGCGACCGTCTCGAGTGGGACCTCTCGTCGGAGCTCACGCCGGAAGCGTTTGCAATGGCGCTCacgcgcgacctcggcctcacgtccgagagcggcgtgctgaTCTC
This sequence is a window from Malassezia japonica chromosome 5, complete sequence. Protein-coding genes within it:
- a CDS encoding uncharacterized protein (COG:S; EggNog:ENOG503NYHW) encodes the protein MARPEYIIEHMEEEEPGAPAKFPPWALLEYRHMLYHVGAGSTVHFTSLSEASLDALEEAFAQPLRPLTQEPAKFELHSKSITTLAKERNWALEQICLLDPKAPLPLSVCDAGIHTSSAEAAGKKQKPFTHFLFGGILGDDPPRDRTASLRELGFPGRHLGSVQMSTDTALGVTKRVVEDGARLGLAEIEGAAGADTAQDGVSSLTFIDSPTLDFGRGESVELPYRYLDAGEKQPLMAPGMRAIIYNDFNRSFEF
- a CDS encoding uncharacterized protein (COG:S; EggNog:ENOG503P3SB), giving the protein MFSCVVAGRLPLPPPQQIDATHAVFPLENAELINHIVVFMTGEQAFPEGYGATVHLMWPQLGDQEPHWQLLGCLQNTKPSAIFRVRDPKRQQSAVPITASLGLAFETLDELERQMQTLSSSKPAANAVVLSRSGPEAQAAEAAQLAAPIAQNVFSYLSSFAPDSAPQAVPLLQRWLDQH
- the RBK1 gene encoding ribokinase (EggNog:ENOG503NX2B; COG:G); protein product: MGEARCIVRSSINIDETFQVPHIVRPGETISSSGMWSRPGGKGANVAATLGLAGAKVTMLGAVGEEATWPLDHLAKHGVEVKSVHRCKETPTGRAFIQISSEDGENSIVLLKGANFEQAPELDDPEAWLKDATHVMLQNEIPLDVTSAYAKHAEQHKTAKDGKRVCTVFNPSPMLSKEELQAFPWGGIDVLIVNEGEAADLLEAIGGEKSASPVKGLAALPALSSVEWLVVTQGARGFLAGVQVGDERAYIDLPASRPEKVVNTTGAGDTFAGYLVAGLMEAHNAKEATTKESAERILKRAGVAASMAVEVDGAMESIPDLAAVQARAERL
- a CDS encoding uncharacterized protein (EggNog:ENOG503NY59; COG:S) is translated as MATRSQGAGPMVVRGTVTPSRASRFFLPRVQEAPHTPETPALSISFSTPYMPTPSTPSEPDSLRVRVVDSDSDADVPLSPCLGRKRRKMVQEPRIPFALQGQSRGPRWAQRTYTQEKRSTHAFFSRMATRTEHPYYVESTVPHAMASPLCATYMHAARDVDDPLPCLAVGDDEGRIHLLDTQTPSDSLEKSFVKHTTQPLVHGSVFAAEWRSDDHVLAIGGSDYSVSAWDVQHELCVAHYDAHNGSARALAWDPDDRRLLASGARDGAIYLWDLRQSAAAVHIHKAHGMPRTRRGTRVAGVTSLAYVNGQLASSCSENGVVKMWDLRSAQAPRMTSSDLSVGRAGNTRPHGVSSLAYAPTRRRLYAACTDGCVYVLDPSLEADALPPYEPRSLYHAVQRRNTLYARAALYDERYLALGCNTGDIVVWDTDAAHAAVLPRAHEENAEVNAVSWMHGPRGPTLASASDDQTVRVWEPGHSV
- the THR4 gene encoding threonine synthase (EggNog:ENOG503NVIE; COG:E; BUSCO:EOG09261B6Y), whose product is MKYFSTRGGDSRLTFEEAVLKGLAPNGGLYIPETIPQLPADWQTAWKDLSFVELSFRLVSLFVPPTAEEGGIPPEDLRKLIEKSYATFRHENVTPLKRVSENEYCLELWHGPTFAFKDVALQLLGNFFEYFLVRRNKAEGKEHAHTITVVGATSGDTGSAAIAGLRSKANIQIFILHPKGRVSPIQEAQMTTVMDENVHNLAVDGTFDDCQDIVKALFSDAPFNAQHHLGAINSINWARILSQIVYYFAAYFQLRRQSPEVDMDKVQFVVPTGNFGDILAGYFAKRLGLPMRSLAVATNENDILQRFWSTGRYEKEQGSGEVHATLSPAMDIMVSSNFERLLWYLAHDTADAKDEKEAVRDAGVQVVEWMDSLRSKGTMQVSEKQLALARKDFVAERVSNDETRAAILRYYRPNDGRESYLIDPHTAVAFEAANRLTKNEAFPQIILSTAHPAKFSEAVVSSIASASDEASATRFFNEEVLPKEMYGLLERERRVTQVDQADTGATKLEKLITRTKEIIEKEGFQ
- the FMN1 gene encoding riboflavin kinase (EggNog:ENOG503P3XM; BUSCO:EOG092659OC; COG:H) is translated as MTRPALCGAATPEAPFPVYLQGTVEHGFGRGSKDLNCPTANLPVSALHAEQAKHHLEQTGVYFGYAQVRFPADAALPQEDRVVHPMVMSVGWNPHFKNKEKSVEVHIMHTFHGDFYGQEMRVVVLGYIRPELEYKSLDALIEDIETDKRVGEASAARPAYAAYRNDPLFH
- a CDS encoding uncharacterized protein (EggNog:ENOG503P9JX) is translated as MDRQSDALREPTRSPQPQPPSARTPDRATSTPVRGGGITRADAPGRIPLSPLKFTSALHPSPSQMPPSHTPGGSAASPLLTWANELPDDPQRASNAMGLYPSSLAPPFSPAAPLPQHSNSDPSPYFPPPSETRAPLSGSMLGLSPVSERLGAPQTPSRLIPPSLTHAQQRMSPEPSIFERDIEPVHHARSPQEAIDVAVPPVLDDAASAIVEESGTLEIIQPEHPAYAPSPPRSPNTGFRTMPTASQSGQWTPSRDVRGRPRNLSGGQSSRENSFDTRTRQQQYGRQHGHRRPLSDASNVFTSMPGRLRSDSHSERERRSPLHAGSPLTPSARSYSIQPATSPSLSIDGAIIAGNDVATMGHSFGGLADAFAHLATTPSEQPAIATPGSMASPQGSYFALQPDDAPRAPRDRSSVSAYASPNAFRYMVLDREGERSPPTVSSTPPSRLAVSPLPGSLPRTSPSASARSSTTPLPAPAITPRSPLPRHTAPPAGADGDPFSPHLQVPGTSSERKRLSFMAYADIVNDSQGQLLDLDESIQLQVQQEQGTARPA
- a CDS encoding uncharacterized protein (EggNog:ENOG503P00P; COG:A) — its product is MSEPSARLYIGRLPQGCLREDISDLFRGLGRIVDVRVLNGFGFVEFDDPRDAELAVRDFDGTMFMGDRIIVQFAKQPQRRGDEFGRGGRERERDPYGAPRGYDRYESRPPRRGPRRGDFRIVVFNLPPGTSWQDLKDIGREHGHVVYSDINPSRPDEGALEFEHRDDYERALAKIEGTELRVALARRRASPRDGDRWGRDARPPPPMRDDRDYRDDRAPRDYRDERAPPRDDYRDDRAPLPPRDDYREERAPLPPRDDYREERAPLPPRDDYREERAPLPPRDDDERAPLPPRDDEREPLPPRDESAAPVEEHAPAPPSEDTPAPSEEHAPPPPPDSEPAAPTEAPPS
- the SFH1 gene encoding Chromatin structure remodeling complex protein sfh1 (COG:B; COG:K; EggNog:ENOG503NX1J), giving the protein MDRGQRGRPVMVYPGGGPTPPRPVETNVHASSSSGPVLPGGTSWVLGTSSEPMRPQVPIAKAQAMYSTYASQMRAGATMLMQPIQRHPHDDLDRAERSEHRSRYASAVYYGEDNSDDDDDYQDSDDEYGSARRKRRRAGTTSESRATDSPDVQNPGDVESEAELRPPGSQLGLPVPCNRLVVRRAARTPHQYFSDAQLTQHANGAEVLVPIRIEFHTDTHRIKDVFLWNIHERLITPYQFAQIFLQDLALPLTPYAVQIESMIIQQLSDAMPLLDEADVDGLGRIIDMKTSARERKRAEAEAEAQRRRIAAANMQAGDALPEKRKRGRPRKYPLPGTDTAAPSPTPPVETPVAFVPEPLARDSPAEASDKPPVPTDPKAQEKARVREALASVEAEDDLRVIVEYEVQILRHILRDRLEWDLSSELTPEAFAMALTRDLGLTSESGVLISHAVREQLLKHRRAALELGLFGSGKIYRCTMDELVQVYKDEAAEVQAANRELDTSAGDHTGDHTGDHTGDHAERRAVEAANALETDVPARDDDVLAPPNTRSRRIAAGAAASDSSLSVPFIIPDKTLPLAVRKEQALATLRDLLALGPRPLEGVWRDFHDAPDFGPLLEFLSEAEMEKMEEADMRASRRNRRDAQRHGRTRR